CCAGAATCTCTGTTTCGAGATTTTCCGGCTGAATTACATCAACAGGAACTCCGATTAAGGAAATACGTTTAATTGACATATATAATACCCCACCTTTAATTTTCTTTTTTACGACTGATTTATTTCAGACTGTACGGCGGCAATTCCATAGAGCGCCGCCGTCTCACACCTTAATATATTTACGGCAAAATGAATCGGCTGAAACAGTCCTTTTTCTTCCAGAGTTCTCACTTCATCCGGGCTTATGCCACCCTCGCTGCCAACGGCAATCGCCGCCCGCTTAATTTTTCCGTAGCCGCCCGCGTCAGCGACTCCCGCCCTTAAGTTTCCACTGCAGTCGCCGCGCTCCGAAAGTACAAAACCGACGTCCACAGAAGAATCCGAGCTCCACAGTTCAATCGCCTTCTCAAGGCTCATCGGCTCAAGCACCTTAGTATCTACCGGAGATCCGCTTTGCTGGCGTGCCTCACGGATAATTTTCTGAAGGCGTTCACGTTTTGAGCCCATCAGTGCCTGTGCACTGCTCTTTTCGGAATATTCACCGACCACAGGAATAATCACCGCAACGCCACACTCTGTAGCCTGCCGGACAATAAGTTCAAATTTCTGAGGTCTCGGCAAAAACTGAAACAGCCAGTATTCAACGCCTTCAGCACCGTTTACAGAAAGTCCTGCACCTTCAATATCTTCTGCCTGAACACCGCGGGTTATAGACTTTGCAGCATCCCCATGTCCCGAAGTATCGGCACAAATCTGAAGTGTAACCCGTCGCGCATTTTCATCAATCTGAGCTACTGTTGCATTGTTTAAACTGCCATCGGGAAGTCGTACGCTGATCATATCACCGGGACGGACTCTAAGAACCTGCCTTAAATAGCGGTAGTCCTTTCCATCCAGCTGAATGAGTCCGTTTTTTTCCTTCCCTTTTTCAACGATAAGCTGACGCATTTTAAGCTTCTACCATTATTATCTGAGGCTTGCAGTAAGACCACTGCCTTCGGTTGCTTTTTCTTCCTCAACCTCTTCCTGAAGCTGGCGCAGAGTCTTTGTATTCTTCAGCATTTCAGCAAAATCTTTATTCTGTACTGCCTTAATTGCTGCATTCAACTGCAAATCATAATCTAAATCATAAAGCACTGAAGGCTGAGTTTTCTGCACCTGTATACGGATAAGACGGCGGATAAGTCTTTCATCAAGCGGATAATCCTTAGCAATCTTAATTGCAGCAAGAGCAATATCAGCCTCTGTCATATTCGGCTTGCTTTCTGCAGCTTTATTGATTACTTCAGACTTGATCATATCAACATAAAGTTTTTCTTCTTCTTCACTAAACTCAGAAAGATTTTTTACTTCCTGATCAGGAGGAATACCAATCTTATCAATATTCATATCACTTGGTGTGTAATAACGTGCCATTGTGATTTTGATTCCGTCTGTATTACTGAGCGGAATTACCTGCTGAACAGAACCTTTTCCATAAGTTCTTTCTCCAACAAGATATGCAAGATGATAGTCCTTAAGAGCTCCGGAAACGATTTCTGAAGCGCTGGCAGCACCTCTGTTAATCAGAACAACTATAGGAATATTCTTTTTGATTGTAGTTTTTTCTTTATTTGCAGAGAACTGAGAATTTTCAAAAAGAAGACGGCTCTTTGTAGAAACAATCGGACCGGCATCTATAAATTTATCTGCAACATCAACGGCACTTGTAATGAGTCCACCTGGATTATCACGAAGGTCAATAATCAGACCGTTATAGCCGTTCTTTTCAAAGCTGTCTAAAGCATCCTGAAGGCGCAGTGCTGTATCCGGTGTAAACTGAATCAAACGCGCATAACCGATTTTTGTTCCTTCAATCATTCCATACTTTACAGTTGGAACTTCAATAAGGGCACGAATCAGTGTTACATCAAACTTCATGCTTGTACCGCGGAGAATTGTAACTGTAACTGGAGTTCCAATTTCACCGCGAAGATGCTGAAGCACTTCGTTCATTGTCATGCTTGGAGTTGGCATTCCATCAATTGCAGAAATTAAATCTCCTGCCTGAATACCAGCCTTTGCACCCGGAGTATCTTCAATCGGAGAAGCAACCTCTACATAAGCAGGCTTTGCCGGAGTAGATTCCGCTGCTTTTGAAATTGAAAGACCGACGCCTCCGAAACTTCCCGAAGTTGTATCACTTAAATCACGCATATAAGCTTCATCAAGATACAGGGTATATGGATCACCGATGGCATCCAGCATTCCCTTAAGCGCACCTTCATAAAGGATTTTCGGGTCTATTTCATCAACATAATTCTGCTGAACAAAGTCAAAAACAGAATTAAGCTTCTTTACATACTGAAAACTTGTAATTTTTGAATCATTTTCAACCGACGACTCTGCAAAACACTGAGATGTACACAACAGAATAGCTGCTGCTAAAACCTTGATGATTTTCTTCATAATAATCTATTCTATGACACAAAAACCAAAAAATCTACCTTTTTATAGATAATTGTGCTATAATCACAGTATGTCACAGATTATACCAATAGCCAGTGGAAAAGGCGGTGTTGGAAAAAGCCTTCTTTCTGCAAATTTAGCAATTGCCCTTGGACAACAGGGAAAAAAAGTTGTTTTAGCAGATCTGGACCTCGGAGCGTCTAACCTTCATTTAGTAATAGGTCAGAGACCTGGAAAAGCCAGCCTTGGTTCCTGGTTTACAGATAAAAATGATTTTCGCGAAATAATTCAGCCGACTGACTATCAGAATGTCAGTTTTATAGCCGGTGACAGCCAGATTCCAGACCTCACCTCTCTTAAGCATCTTCAGAAGGTTAAACTTATCAGGAACCTTAAGAATATTGATTGTGATTATGTGATTCTGGACCTCGGTGCTGGAACCCATCAGTTTATTCTTGATATGTTCCTTCTTTCTCCTCAGGGAATTATTGTTTCAGCTCCTGCTGTTACTGCAACTTTAAACGGCTATCTGTTCCTGAAGAATGCTGTATTCCGACTTTTATACACAACTTTCAAAAAAGGAACTCCTGGTCGTGCATACCTTGATGAACTGAAAAAAGATTCTGCCACCATGCAGAAATTATATATTCCACAACTGATTCAGGGACTCGCTCAGCATGATCCTCAGACAACTCAGACATTCATTAATCGTATGCAGCAATTCCGTCCTCGCCTTGTAATGAATATGATTGAAGATCCTAAAGATGCAGACCGTGCTTCAAGAATCAAATCTTCATGTAATCAGTATCTTGGTCTTGAAATTGAATATCTTGGTCTTATGTACCGCGATATGCTTCAGGATAAGGCTCTTGCTTCTCAGCTGCCTGTTGTTGTTTATAAACCTCAGTCGCTTTTGGGTCAGGCAATATACCGCATTGCTGATAAGGTGATTTCTACACCTCCGCACGAGTTTGATACAGACTTTAATCCGGATAGTTTTAATGACAATTTCCAGGAAGTTGAAGATGATGCAAATGAAGACTTCAATTTCCGTCTTTCTGGAATTGATGATATTGTTTCCAGCGGTTCTTTGAGCATCAGTGAACTTGCAGAAATGATTAAAACTCAGCAATATGAAATCACTCAACTCCGAAAGGAAAATAATCTGCTTAAGTCTAAACTGATAAAGGCAACTCAGCAGGGCTTTAAATTATAAAAGGACTTAAAAATGTTTTTATACATCAATTACCCATCATGGATTCACCCTCAGATTTTCCCAGGTGTGAAATTTCTTGAACTCTTGCGCTGGTATGGGCTTATGTATGCCGTTGCCTTTGCAACTGCATATTTTCTTTTGAAGAAAGTCTGGAAAGAAGGTGCCCTGGATACTCCAAAAATCAAAACTACTGAAGATGATTTGTTCAGCTTTATCTTCACAGGAATTATTTTCCTTTTGATTGGAGCACGCATTTTCTCAACTCTGATTTATGATACAAGTGGACTTTACCGCCATAAGCCATGGCTTATTTTCTGGCCTTTTGATTCAAATGGTTCTTTTACAGGATTACAGGGAATGTCTTACCACGGTGGTTTTGTCGGTGGATTTTTGGGAATGGTTGTCTGGTGTAAATTCAAGAAACGTTCCTTACTTAAATATTGTGACGCTATGGTTTGCGCTATTCCGCTCGGTTATACCTTTGGACGTCTTGGTAATTTCTTAAACGGCGAGCTTTATGGCCGAATTACAACAATGCCATGGGGAATTGTATTCCCTGATGCAGAACGTTTTTCTTCAAATCTTTCATGGGTTCAGAACTTTGCTGCTAAAATCGGAATGAATATTACAGCAAGTGGACTTGTAAATCTTCCGCGCCATCCAAGTCAGCTTTATGAAGCTTTCTTTGAAGGTATTGTTCTCTGGCTTATAATCTGGTTTGTCCGCAAACACAAAAAATTTGACGGTATGCTCGCAGCAATTTATTCAGGCGGTTATGGAATATTCCGCTTCTTTATTGAATATTTCCGTGAACCAGATGCAGACCTTGGCTACAGAATTGCAAAAGATGCAAATGCCCCAATTTATACAACTACATCACTTTTAAATATTTCTACCGGTCAGATTCTTTGCATTTTGATGATGGTATTTGCCGTTACTTATGCAATTATCAGCTGGAGAATTTCAAAAAAACAGGAGACAAAATAATTATGAAAAAATCAGCTAAAAGACTCGCAGTTGTTCTTGCTGCCCTTATGACTATTCAGCCTGCAATGTTTGCAGTTGATGGAGCTCTTACAAAAGAAATCGTAGCACTTGAACTCGAACTTACAAAAATGAAGACACGTACCGGCGAATATGCAGATATGAGCGAAGCTGCTCTTAACAGAAAAATCGACCGTACAAAGAAAAAGCTCGATAAGAAAAAGTCTAAGGCTAAAAAAGAAGCTGAAAAAGACAAGGAAGCAATTAAAGACGGCGCAAAGAAAGCTGGAAAAGAACTTAAAAAAGCCGGAAAAGATATTGGAGATGCTTTCAAAGAAATCTTTGACTGATTATGCAGCCCATATTCACAAATCCCACACAGCTTGAAAAACTCGCAAAAGAAAAATATGCCGTACCGCAGTTTTTGATGATGGAAAATGCGGCACGGTCGCTTGCTGAGTTTATTCTGGATTTTGCACCTGAGCGGGTTGTTATTTTATGTGGAAAAGGAAATAACGGTGGCGACGGCTATGCTGCTGCAAGACTTCTGCAAAATAAATGTGACATTTCGGTTATCTGCATAGAGCCTCCTTCTGCCGAAGAAGCAAAAGTTCAGTATGAAATGTGCAAACGCCTGGGTATTGAAATAAGCGACAGCGACCGGTGGTTGAGTGACCGACCACAAGTCATCCTCGACTGTATTTACGGCACCGGCTTCCACGGTGAACTCCCAGAAACTGTAAAAAATCTTCTTGATGAAGCAAACAAAGCAGATGCCGTCAAAATAGCCTGTGACATTCCTTCAGGTCTATATTTTAATGCTGACTATACAATCACAATGGGAGAACAAAAACTTTCTCTTTATTCTGATAAGGCAAAAGCAGTCTGCGGTAAAATAATAGTAAAAGATATTGGAATTGCCCGAGAAAAACTCGAAACACCAGAAGCTTGCTGTCAGCTCATCGAGGAATCTGATATCACCCTTCCACTCCGCAAAAACCGTGCCGCCCACAAAGGAACTTACGGACATACTGTTGTTTTCTGCGGTGAAAAGGCAGGAGCCGCAATTTTAGCAGCAACCACAGCAATGAATTTTGGAAGCGGACTAACTTCACTGCTTCCTGTAAAAGACTCAAATCTTTCACAATTTAAGATTTCACCTTCACTGATGATTGCAGATTCAATTCCAAAGAAAGCGTCTGCGATTGCAATCGGTTCAGGATTTACAGAGTTCTCAGAAAACGCCGCTCAGCAGATTAAAAAATGGTTCACTACTCAGAAATCTCCTGCAGCTGTTTTCGATGCCGGATTTATAACAGCTCCAGAGTTCCCGGCCCTTCTCGAAGAACTCAACAAAATTGATGAAGCAAGAATCGTACTTACACCACACCTTGCAGAATTTTCAACGCTGATTAAAAACCTCACCGGCGAGGAAATCTCCGTTTCTTCTCTTGCTGAAAATCCGGAAAAGAAAATTGAACTGGGAAAAATCATAACTAAACGCTTTCCTGAAACTACGGTGATTATTAAAAGTGCGAACACGTTTATTATTTCGGGAGAGGAATGTTTTGTAGTCGCAGACGGTCCTCAGAGCCTTGCAAAAGGTGGCAGCGGCGATATTCTTGCAGGTCTTACTGCAGCCCTTCTCGCCCAGGGATACACAGCAAAAGATGCAGCAATCACCACGGCTGAACATCATGCGCTGGCAGCCCGTAAAATCGGGGATCAGGCTTATGATTTAACCCCTGAAAAACTGATTTCATTTATTTCTATATAGTTCTTTTTTTACTGTTAAAAAACTGTAAAACGTTTTATAATTGAAGGTACGATCATCTAAAGAGGGAGATTTCAGATATGTATTATTCAAGCATCGGAATTCTTGCAATTCTGATACTTTTTATTATCAATTTTTCAATCTTAGTAAAAACCTCATACAAAAAACTTGATGACGCACACAGGGCTTACAAACGCTTTTTAATTAGTGTTGCAGCCTTCTACATCGCAGATATTTTATGGTCTCCTCTATACATTCTGAATATTAAAGTAATCAACTTTATAGAAACAACTTTGTATTTTGTTATCATGGCATTCTCAGTTTTATTCTGGATCCAATATGTAATTCTTTATCTGAAAGAAAACAATCTCTTTTCAAAGATTTTTCTCTGGATGGGTCGAATATTTCTGATAGTCCAGTTACTTGTTCTGATAATCAATCTGTTTGTTCCTATTGCATTCTGGTTTGAAGAAGACGGAAGCTATCATACTTCCTGTGCCAGAAACATAAATCTTGCAACCCAGGTGTTTTTATGTGTAATTCTTGAAATCTATATGATTAGGGTAATCATCAAAACAGAAGGAATCATAAAACGAAGACATGAAGCTATCGGAATATTCTGTCTGAATATGATTATCTTTATCACTCTTCAGGCAATTGATCCATATGTACCGTACTATTCAATCGGTTGTCTGCTTGGAACCTGTCTGCTTCATACTTTCGTTCTTGAAGATGAAAAAGATGCCCGCCGTGAACAGCTGGAATCAATTCTTAAGGTTGAAGAGATTCAGGAACTCGAGCTCGGAAAAACACGTAAGATGGCTTATTCAGATCCACTTACCGGTGTAAAAAATAAAATGGCCTATCTGGAAGATGTAGGAAGTTTTGAACAGAAAATCGAAGACGGTTTCCTGCAGGATTTTGGGCTTGCTGTTTTTGATTTGAATGATTTAAAAATAACAAACGATACCCTTGGGCATGATGCCGGCGATAAATACATTCAGGAAGGCTGTTCACTTATCTGTAACAGTTTTAAACACAGCCCGGTTTATCGTATCGGTGGTGATGAATTCGTTGTCTTCCTTTCTGGAGATGATTATAAAAACCGTGACAAAATTCTTATAGAATTTAATCAAACTATTGATAATAATCTTAAAAACGGCGGTGTTATTGTTGCCTTCGGCTTTGCAGATTATTCAACCTTAGAAGAAAAAGGCTTTATGCGCCTATTCGAACATGCTGATAAAAAGATGTATGAGTGTAAGCAGGATTTAAAAGCCAAAAAGTTGAAACTGTCGCAGTAATTCAGTAAAATTAAAGAAAATCCTGAACCCTTCGCAGCATAGCTGCTCGGAGACTCGCTTAAAATGCTCCAGTGGAGCATTTTGACGGCTTTCAGCCGTCGCTCCCTATGTTTCAGGATCCACTAAAAAGCGCAACGACGCGCGACCTGGAGTTCCTCATGTCAAACACAAATGTTCCTGAACTTTTTGGATGTCTTGTATTTAACCAGACTGTAATGAAAGAAATGCTGCCTTCACAAACTTACAAGGCACTTAAGCATACAATGGAAGAGGGAACTCCGCTCGACCTTGAAGCTGCAAATCAGATTGCAGAAGCCATGAAAAACTGGGCAATCTCTAAAGGCGCTACACACTACTCTCACTGGTTCCAGCCACTTACTGGTATTACAGCAGAAAAACACGATTCCTTCCTCTCTCCTGCAGATGAAGGAAAAATCATAATGAGTTTCAGCGGAAAAGAGCTGATTAAGGGTGAACCTGATGCTTCAAGCTTCCCAAACGGTGGTAAGCGTTCTACATTCGAAGCCCGCGGTTACACTGTATGGGACCCTACTTCTTATCCATTTGTAAAAGACCACACACTCTGTATTCCGACAGCCTTCTGTTCTTATAACGGTGAGGCTCTCGATAAAAAGACTCCGCTCCTCCGCTCAATGGAATCTATCAACGAGCAGAGCCTTCGCGTACTTAAGCTTTTCGGAAATAAAGCAAAGCACGTTACAACAACTATGGGGCCAGAGCAGGAATACTTCCTTGTAGACGAAAAACTTTATCAGAAACGTAAGGACCTTAAGATGTGCGGCCGTACACTCTTTGGTGCACGCCCTGTAAAAGGTCAGGAAATGGACGACCAGTACTTCGCTGCAATCAAACCTCGCGTAATCAAATACATGGAAGATTTGAACGAAGAACTCTGGAAGCTTGGAATCTACGCAAAAACTGAACACAACGAAGCCGCTCCAGCTCAGCACGAAATGGCTCCAATTTTTACTACAAGTAACCTCGCCGCAGACCAGAATCAGCTCACAATGGAAATCATGAAAAAGGTAGCACGCCGTCACGGCCTTATCTGCCTTCTCCACGAAAAGCCATTCAAAGGAGTAAACGGAAGCGGTAAACATAACAACTGGTCTATTGCAACAGATCTCGGTGAAAATCTTTTTGCACCAGGAAAAACTCCACGCGACAATGCACAGTTCCTCCTGTTCCTCACAGCTGTTATTAAAGCTGTAGATGATAATCAGGATCTTCTCCGCTACTCAGTTGCAAGTGCCGGAAACGATCACCGCCTTGGAGCAAATGAAGCGCCTCCAGCAATCATGTCAATTTACGTTGGTGACGAACTAGATGCAATTCTTAAGGCAATTAAGGACGGTACCGACTACAGCGGAAAGACCGGCGGAAAAATGACAATTGGTGCAGATGTACTTCCTCCAATTCCAAAGGATTCTACAGACCGCAACCGAACTTCTCCATTTGCCTTTACAGGAAACCGTTTTGAGTTCCGTTCAGTAGGAAGTGCACTTTCTATCAGCGGTCCAAACACAATTTTGAACGCAATTCTTGCAGATACACTCCGCGCCTTTGCAGATGAACTCGAACAGTCTAAGAACTTCGACGAAGACCTCGAAAAACTCATTAAGCGCGAAATCACAGCACACTGGCGTATCCTCTTCAACGGAAACGGTTATGGCCAGGAATGGATTGAAGAAGCAGAAAGACGCGGTCTCAAGAATTACCGCACAACACCTAAGGCTATCGAGCATTACGTAGACCAGAAAAACATCGACCTCTTCACAAGACTCGGCATTTATACACCGGAAGAAATGAAGAGCCACTACGACATTAAGCTCGAAAAATACTGCCAGGTAATGAACATTGAATCAAACACAATGCTCGAGATGGTTCACAAAGACATCATCCCTGCAGCTTTCAAATATCTGAATGTACTTGCAGACACAGAATTCAAGATGCAGCGCGTTTTCAACCTCTGCGATGCAGGTCTTAAGCTTATGAAGGAATTAAATATCCTCGTAAACGACCTTTCAAACAAGGCAGACCTTCTCGCAAAGAAACACGAAGAAACCCGCGCAATTGCAGACCTCATGCAGCGTGCACACGCTTATGCAAAGGTTGTAATCCCAGCAATGGAAGATGTTCGCGCCATCGCCGACCAGATTGAACCACTCCTCGGCGAAGAATACAAACCATTCCCAAGCTACGAAGACCTTTTGTACAGCGTTCAGTAAGATAAGAAAATCACCCTATTAAACTCCTATGGAAACATTCTGTGTTTTATGCACATAATAATTTCCATAGGAGTTTTTTATTTTATGAAACAATTTAAAGGCTTTATGCACGGCGTAAATCTTGGTGGCTGGTTTTCTCAGTGTAATCATACAGAAGAACGTTATGATA
The Treponema bryantii DNA segment above includes these coding regions:
- a CDS encoding RsmE family RNA methyltransferase, producing MRQLIVEKGKEKNGLIQLDGKDYRYLRQVLRVRPGDMISVRLPDGSLNNATVAQIDENARRVTLQICADTSGHGDAAKSITRGVQAEDIEGAGLSVNGAEGVEYWLFQFLPRPQKFELIVRQATECGVAVIIPVVGEYSEKSSAQALMGSKRERLQKIIREARQQSGSPVDTKVLEPMSLEKAIELWSSDSSVDVGFVLSERGDCSGNLRAGVADAGGYGKIKRAAIAVGSEGGISPDEVRTLEEKGLFQPIHFAVNILRCETAALYGIAAVQSEINQS
- a CDS encoding S41 family peptidase, yielding MKKIIKVLAAAILLCTSQCFAESSVENDSKITSFQYVKKLNSVFDFVQQNYVDEIDPKILYEGALKGMLDAIGDPYTLYLDEAYMRDLSDTTSGSFGGVGLSISKAAESTPAKPAYVEVASPIEDTPGAKAGIQAGDLISAIDGMPTPSMTMNEVLQHLRGEIGTPVTVTILRGTSMKFDVTLIRALIEVPTVKYGMIEGTKIGYARLIQFTPDTALRLQDALDSFEKNGYNGLIIDLRDNPGGLITSAVDVADKFIDAGPIVSTKSRLLFENSQFSANKEKTTIKKNIPIVVLINRGAASASEIVSGALKDYHLAYLVGERTYGKGSVQQVIPLSNTDGIKITMARYYTPSDMNIDKIGIPPDQEVKNLSEFSEEEEKLYVDMIKSEVINKAAESKPNMTEADIALAAIKIAKDYPLDERLIRRLIRIQVQKTQPSVLYDLDYDLQLNAAIKAVQNKDFAEMLKNTKTLRQLQEEVEEEKATEGSGLTASLR
- a CDS encoding P-loop NTPase — encoded protein: MSQIIPIASGKGGVGKSLLSANLAIALGQQGKKVVLADLDLGASNLHLVIGQRPGKASLGSWFTDKNDFREIIQPTDYQNVSFIAGDSQIPDLTSLKHLQKVKLIRNLKNIDCDYVILDLGAGTHQFILDMFLLSPQGIIVSAPAVTATLNGYLFLKNAVFRLLYTTFKKGTPGRAYLDELKKDSATMQKLYIPQLIQGLAQHDPQTTQTFINRMQQFRPRLVMNMIEDPKDADRASRIKSSCNQYLGLEIEYLGLMYRDMLQDKALASQLPVVVYKPQSLLGQAIYRIADKVISTPPHEFDTDFNPDSFNDNFQEVEDDANEDFNFRLSGIDDIVSSGSLSISELAEMIKTQQYEITQLRKENNLLKSKLIKATQQGFKL
- the lgt gene encoding prolipoprotein diacylglyceryl transferase codes for the protein MFLYINYPSWIHPQIFPGVKFLELLRWYGLMYAVAFATAYFLLKKVWKEGALDTPKIKTTEDDLFSFIFTGIIFLLIGARIFSTLIYDTSGLYRHKPWLIFWPFDSNGSFTGLQGMSYHGGFVGGFLGMVVWCKFKKRSLLKYCDAMVCAIPLGYTFGRLGNFLNGELYGRITTMPWGIVFPDAERFSSNLSWVQNFAAKIGMNITASGLVNLPRHPSQLYEAFFEGIVLWLIIWFVRKHKKFDGMLAAIYSGGYGIFRFFIEYFREPDADLGYRIAKDANAPIYTTTSLLNISTGQILCILMMVFAVTYAIISWRISKKQETK
- a CDS encoding NAD(P)H-hydrate epimerase, whose product is MQPIFTNPTQLEKLAKEKYAVPQFLMMENAARSLAEFILDFAPERVVILCGKGNNGGDGYAAARLLQNKCDISVICIEPPSAEEAKVQYEMCKRLGIEISDSDRWLSDRPQVILDCIYGTGFHGELPETVKNLLDEANKADAVKIACDIPSGLYFNADYTITMGEQKLSLYSDKAKAVCGKIIVKDIGIAREKLETPEACCQLIEESDITLPLRKNRAAHKGTYGHTVVFCGEKAGAAILAATTAMNFGSGLTSLLPVKDSNLSQFKISPSLMIADSIPKKASAIAIGSGFTEFSENAAQQIKKWFTTQKSPAAVFDAGFITAPEFPALLEELNKIDEARIVLTPHLAEFSTLIKNLTGEEISVSSLAENPEKKIELGKIITKRFPETTVIIKSANTFIISGEECFVVADGPQSLAKGGSGDILAGLTAALLAQGYTAKDAAITTAEHHALAARKIGDQAYDLTPEKLISFISI
- a CDS encoding GGDEF domain-containing protein produces the protein MYYSSIGILAILILFIINFSILVKTSYKKLDDAHRAYKRFLISVAAFYIADILWSPLYILNIKVINFIETTLYFVIMAFSVLFWIQYVILYLKENNLFSKIFLWMGRIFLIVQLLVLIINLFVPIAFWFEEDGSYHTSCARNINLATQVFLCVILEIYMIRVIIKTEGIIKRRHEAIGIFCLNMIIFITLQAIDPYVPYYSIGCLLGTCLLHTFVLEDEKDARREQLESILKVEEIQELELGKTRKMAYSDPLTGVKNKMAYLEDVGSFEQKIEDGFLQDFGLAVFDLNDLKITNDTLGHDAGDKYIQEGCSLICNSFKHSPVYRIGGDEFVVFLSGDDYKNRDKILIEFNQTIDNNLKNGGVIVAFGFADYSTLEEKGFMRLFEHADKKMYECKQDLKAKKLKLSQ
- a CDS encoding glutamine synthetase III, whose amino-acid sequence is MSNTNVPELFGCLVFNQTVMKEMLPSQTYKALKHTMEEGTPLDLEAANQIAEAMKNWAISKGATHYSHWFQPLTGITAEKHDSFLSPADEGKIIMSFSGKELIKGEPDASSFPNGGKRSTFEARGYTVWDPTSYPFVKDHTLCIPTAFCSYNGEALDKKTPLLRSMESINEQSLRVLKLFGNKAKHVTTTMGPEQEYFLVDEKLYQKRKDLKMCGRTLFGARPVKGQEMDDQYFAAIKPRVIKYMEDLNEELWKLGIYAKTEHNEAAPAQHEMAPIFTTSNLAADQNQLTMEIMKKVARRHGLICLLHEKPFKGVNGSGKHNNWSIATDLGENLFAPGKTPRDNAQFLLFLTAVIKAVDDNQDLLRYSVASAGNDHRLGANEAPPAIMSIYVGDELDAILKAIKDGTDYSGKTGGKMTIGADVLPPIPKDSTDRNRTSPFAFTGNRFEFRSVGSALSISGPNTILNAILADTLRAFADELEQSKNFDEDLEKLIKREITAHWRILFNGNGYGQEWIEEAERRGLKNYRTTPKAIEHYVDQKNIDLFTRLGIYTPEEMKSHYDIKLEKYCQVMNIESNTMLEMVHKDIIPAAFKYLNVLADTEFKMQRVFNLCDAGLKLMKELNILVNDLSNKADLLAKKHEETRAIADLMQRAHAYAKVVIPAMEDVRAIADQIEPLLGEEYKPFPSYEDLLYSVQ